From one Caldithrix abyssi DSM 13497 genomic stretch:
- the mntA gene encoding type VII toxin-antitoxin system MntA family adenylyltransferase antitoxin — protein MKDIRLFLEKIKRYFKDNPQIIAVYLFGSYAANRQRPGSDVDIAVLFEFNLTQQKRFNLCLQYYADLSDEYELDIVDMNSADYPLLYEIFNEGELVFERDREKRVAFQALKLSEYSDLKYFEDLMSKGLMRRARNLV, from the coding sequence ATGAAAGACATTCGTTTGTTTTTAGAAAAGATAAAACGTTATTTTAAAGATAATCCTCAAATCATTGCCGTTTATCTTTTTGGTTCCTATGCCGCCAATAGACAGAGACCGGGAAGCGATGTGGATATTGCGGTTCTATTTGAATTTAATTTAACGCAACAAAAACGATTTAATTTATGTTTGCAATATTATGCGGATCTTTCTGATGAATATGAATTAGATATTGTCGACATGAATAGCGCGGATTATCCTTTGTTGTATGAAATTTTCAATGAAGGCGAGTTGGTCTTTGAAAGGGATAGAGAAAAACGCGTTGCCTTTCAAGCTCTGAAGTTGAGCGAGTATAGTGATTTAAAGTATTTTGAAGACCTAATGTCTAAAGGGTTGATGCGCAGGGCAAGGAATCTGGTTTAA
- a CDS encoding sugar 3,4-ketoisomerase, with protein sequence MNSKKLFEIDSKKSTVYDCSILYLPKIENRAGNITPLENMKSVPFEIKRIYYLYDVPGGESRGGHAHKQLHQLIVAASGSFDVLIDDGHNKKVITLSRPYLGLHIIPGIWRELINFSSGSICLVLASEYYDENDYIRNYSDFIIYKKKGSK encoded by the coding sequence ATGAATTCAAAAAAACTGTTTGAAATAGATAGCAAAAAAAGCACAGTTTACGATTGCTCTATTCTGTATTTACCTAAAATTGAAAATAGAGCAGGTAATATTACGCCTCTGGAAAACATGAAATCAGTTCCCTTTGAAATAAAACGGATTTATTATTTATATGATGTGCCGGGTGGTGAAAGCAGAGGAGGGCATGCGCATAAACAACTGCATCAATTAATTGTTGCAGCAAGTGGTAGTTTTGATGTTTTAATTGATGATGGTCATAATAAAAAAGTGATTACACTTAGTAGGCCGTATTTAGGATTGCATATAATTCCTGGTATTTGGAGAGAGTTAATAAATTTTTCTTCAGGCTCAATTTGCTTAGTATTGGCATCAGAATATTATGATGAAAATGATTATATCAGGAATTACTCGGATTTTATAATCTACAAAAAGAAAGGTTCTAAATGA
- a CDS encoding ANL family adenylate-forming protein, with the protein MANKFFYIDEKIEKYISYDELITNLNTRNNYHPYVYENDFYSIFESVIFSMLTDLPVVLLDYDFSEKEINNLGLSVSEINKSYSLNKKIEVNSKNFIEKIRNCKNWKLTLFTSGTTGIPKKVTHTFETLTRGVVIKEDKKDDIWGVAYNPTHIAGVQVFMQALLNMNTIIRLFGERREKILHLIKKYNITNISATPTFYRMLLPFDKEYESVKRITSGGEKFDKGLIVQLKKLFPNAKIINVYAATEFGTLFASNGEYFEIKPEFYKYVKVIDSELYVHKKLLGESDSISLNGTWYRTSDMVEVVKEKPLKIRFVNRKNEMINVGGYKVNPHEVEEVIKNYDNVKNCRVYGVKNSLMGNIVVADVVATKKIKEKDLRLYINSMLQPYKVPRIINFVDSINVTRSGKIKR; encoded by the coding sequence ATGGCGAATAAATTTTTTTATATTGATGAAAAAATTGAAAAGTATATTTCTTACGATGAATTAATTACAAATTTAAATACTAGAAATAATTATCATCCTTATGTATATGAGAATGATTTTTATTCTATTTTTGAATCAGTCATATTTTCCATGCTTACTGATTTACCCGTTGTGCTTTTGGACTATGATTTTAGTGAAAAAGAAATAAATAATTTGGGATTAAGTGTTAGTGAAATTAATAAATCTTATAGTTTAAATAAAAAAATTGAAGTGAATAGCAAGAATTTTATAGAAAAGATAAGAAATTGTAAAAATTGGAAATTAACTTTATTTACCTCTGGAACTACTGGAATTCCTAAAAAAGTAACTCATACCTTTGAGACCCTGACACGAGGAGTCGTTATTAAAGAAGATAAAAAAGATGATATTTGGGGGGTTGCATATAATCCCACACACATTGCGGGCGTGCAAGTGTTTATGCAAGCCCTTTTAAACATGAATACCATTATAAGGTTATTTGGGGAAAGAAGAGAAAAAATTTTACATTTAATTAAAAAATATAATATTACAAATATTTCTGCTACACCAACTTTTTACAGGATGCTGTTGCCCTTTGATAAAGAGTACGAATCGGTTAAGAGAATTACGAGTGGAGGAGAAAAATTTGATAAGGGATTGATAGTTCAACTAAAAAAATTATTTCCCAATGCAAAAATAATTAATGTTTATGCTGCAACGGAATTTGGAACATTATTTGCATCAAATGGAGAATATTTTGAGATAAAACCTGAATTTTATAAATATGTGAAAGTAATAGATTCCGAATTGTATGTACATAAAAAATTATTAGGAGAATCAGATTCCATTTCTCTAAACGGTACATGGTATAGGACATCTGATATGGTGGAAGTGGTTAAAGAAAAACCATTAAAAATCAGGTTTGTGAATAGAAAAAATGAAATGATAAATGTAGGGGGGTATAAAGTAAATCCACATGAAGTGGAAGAAGTAATAAAAAATTATGATAATGTAAAGAATTGTAGGGTTTATGGTGTTAAAAATTCTTTGATGGGTAATATTGTTGTAGCGGATGTAGTTGCAACAAAAAAGATTAAGGAAAAAGATTTACGATTGTATATAAATAGTATGTTGCAACCATATAAAGTACCAAGGATAATAAATTTTGTGGATTCAATAAATGTAACCAGAAGCGGGAAAATCAAAAGATGA
- a CDS encoding type II toxin-antitoxin system VapC family toxin, with protein MNTYLIDTNIIIYAFNLDSEFNNQALRIMEDAINGEMKAYIADKSLYEFFAIITDSKRVEKPITVKEAIEVINFIISSNIKLIMPSYNSMNILFNLLDKYHIKKKKIFDFVLASMAIDHKIKIILTGNDKDFSVIEELNVINPFAT; from the coding sequence ATGAATACTTATCTGATAGATACTAACATAATTATTTACGCCTTTAATTTGGATTCCGAATTTAATAATCAAGCTCTACGTATTATGGAGGATGCCATAAATGGGGAAATGAAAGCCTATATAGCTGATAAAAGTCTGTATGAGTTTTTTGCTATTATTACAGACTCAAAAAGAGTGGAAAAACCGATAACCGTTAAAGAAGCTATTGAAGTTATCAATTTTATTATTTCATCAAATATCAAACTCATAATGCCTTCATATAATTCAATGAACATTTTATTTAACCTATTGGATAAATACCATATAAAAAAGAAAAAAATTTTCGATTTTGTATTAGCCTCTATGGCAATCGATCATAAGATAAAGATCATTTTAACCGGAAACGATAAAGATTTTTCAGTAATAGAAGAACTAAATGTAATCAATCCCTTTGCTACCTAA
- a CDS encoding type II toxin-antitoxin system VapC family toxin translates to MNGNRYLIDTNIAIYLLAGDERIADILDQNQIFLSFISELELLSFKKLSEKEEEIIKGFLDDVIIIDINKRIKDFVIDLRKKRRIKLPDAIIVATGKFLNIPLITADQQLKSISETQIVLYTT, encoded by the coding sequence ATGAATGGAAATAGATATTTAATAGATACCAATATCGCTATCTATTTATTAGCCGGAGACGAACGGATTGCAGATATCCTGGATCAAAATCAAATATTTCTCTCCTTTATTTCTGAATTAGAATTATTGAGCTTTAAAAAACTTTCTGAAAAAGAAGAAGAAATAATTAAAGGATTTCTTGATGACGTAATTATAATAGATATTAATAAGAGAATAAAAGATTTTGTAATCGATTTAAGGAAAAAACGAAGAATTAAATTACCAGATGCTATTATAGTAGCTACCGGAAAATTTTTAAACATTCCATTAATTACAGCAGATCAGCAATTGAAATCTATTAGCGAAACGCAGATAGTTCTTTATACGACGTAA
- a CDS encoding DUF433 domain-containing protein: MKNKNLMDRIEINPNIMLGKPVIKGTRLPVSIIVEKIAYGTSIEEILKQYPFLKQMDINAALFYAAQVINFENVYPI; this comes from the coding sequence ATGAAAAATAAAAATTTGATGGATAGAATAGAAATAAATCCTAATATAATGTTAGGAAAGCCCGTTATCAAAGGGACGCGGTTACCGGTTTCAATTATTGTTGAAAAAATTGCTTATGGAACATCTATTGAAGAAATATTGAAACAATATCCTTTTTTGAAACAGATGGATATTAATGCGGCCTTGTTCTATGCTGCACAGGTAATAAATTTTGAGAATGTTTATCCTATTTGA
- a CDS encoding sugar 3,4-ketoisomerase yields the protein MLELNTKIKLIELPKIIDTRGNLSFIEEKKHIPFEIKRVYWIYDVPGGEIRGSHAYKTLQEFIVALSGSFDVVLHNGKKEFKFSLNRSYYGLYVPELYWRRLENFSTNAVCLILASDFYKEEDYIRDFNEFKKTV from the coding sequence ATGCTGGAATTAAATACTAAGATAAAATTAATAGAATTACCAAAAATTATTGATACGCGCGGAAATCTTTCTTTTATTGAAGAGAAAAAACATATCCCCTTTGAGATTAAAAGAGTGTATTGGATATATGATGTACCGGGTGGTGAAATACGGGGGAGCCATGCTTATAAAACTTTACAAGAATTTATTGTAGCGCTTTCCGGATCTTTTGATGTAGTGTTGCATAATGGTAAGAAAGAATTCAAATTTTCTTTGAATCGCTCTTATTATGGACTATATGTACCAGAATTATATTGGAGACGTTTGGAAAATTTTTCTACCAATGCAGTTTGTCTTATATTAGCAAGTGACTTTTATAAAGAAGAAGATTATATAAGAGATTTTAATGAATTCAAAAAAACTGTTTGA
- the hepT gene encoding type VII toxin-antitoxin system HepT family RNase toxin gives MVKKVVINRKIQTISDALEFLAQHEHITFEEFKNNLVLQYALIFQLEKAIQALIDLAFHVVSDEGWGVVLHKANVADTLVKHNVISSDYRDVFIKIYGFRNRLVHEYEEMNLETTYEIIKDKKKDIAQLLQQIMDYLGI, from the coding sequence ATGGTTAAGAAAGTTGTTATTAATCGAAAAATACAGACGATTAGCGATGCGCTGGAATTTCTTGCCCAACATGAACATATCACCTTCGAAGAATTTAAAAACAACCTGGTGCTGCAGTATGCGCTTATCTTTCAATTGGAAAAAGCAATTCAGGCTTTAATCGATCTGGCTTTTCATGTTGTTTCGGATGAGGGATGGGGGGTTGTTTTACATAAAGCAAATGTGGCCGATACGTTAGTAAAACACAATGTAATAAGCAGCGATTACCGCGATGTTTTTATAAAAATTTATGGCTTCCGAAACCGTCTGGTGCATGAATATGAAGAAATGAATCTGGAAACAACCTATGAAATCATCAAAGACAAAAAGAAAGATATTGCGCAATTGTTGCAGCAGATAATGGATTATCTGGGGATATAA
- a CDS encoding ISL3 family transposase: protein MKDKELFKQILGLSHPWEVSKVDLDIANEEVEIEIIYKSKKGFCPECEVEYDIYDHREKRRWRHLDTCQMKTYIVCKVPRIKCKEHGVKTIKVPWAEKSSRTTLLFERFAIELLLASKNQSKTAQFLRISFDMLHHIMSKAVERGLSRRTEEDIKYIGIDEKSMKRGHTYVSVLSDSERRRVIDVSEGRTTSSASSLINKGLTEKQKEGLKAVSMDMWKAFIKAVQKELPNASIVHDKFHIMKYLNDGVDKTRREEARKLQKSNDKTLVKSKYLFLKNPENMTDKQLSRFRKIQELNLITSQAWAAKENFKEFFRSETINDAKFFFAEWYQDIKGRSLNKMIKVAKMLIAHSDGLLNYIRYQIDNSVAEWLNGKIQEIKTVGRGFRKFENFRIAILFFLGKLDLFPQESQ, encoded by the coding sequence ATGAAAGATAAAGAATTATTTAAACAGATTTTGGGACTTTCGCATCCCTGGGAAGTGTCTAAAGTTGACTTAGATATTGCGAATGAGGAAGTAGAAATAGAGATTATCTATAAGTCAAAAAAAGGTTTTTGTCCCGAATGCGAAGTGGAATATGATATTTATGATCATCGCGAAAAACGTCGTTGGCGGCATTTGGATACATGCCAAATGAAGACCTATATTGTCTGCAAAGTTCCCCGCATTAAATGCAAGGAACACGGAGTAAAAACGATCAAAGTTCCTTGGGCAGAAAAGTCGAGTCGAACGACTTTATTATTTGAACGTTTTGCTATTGAGTTATTACTGGCCTCCAAAAACCAGAGCAAAACGGCACAATTTTTACGGATCAGCTTTGATATGCTTCATCATATAATGAGCAAAGCAGTGGAACGCGGGCTATCACGCCGAACGGAAGAGGACATTAAATATATCGGGATAGATGAGAAGAGTATGAAAAGAGGTCATACTTATGTAAGCGTATTATCCGATAGTGAAAGAAGACGTGTAATAGATGTAAGTGAAGGTCGCACAACAAGCTCTGCCAGTTCCTTAATAAACAAGGGATTAACAGAGAAACAAAAGGAGGGCCTCAAAGCGGTCAGTATGGATATGTGGAAAGCTTTTATTAAAGCTGTTCAAAAGGAGCTTCCCAATGCTTCCATAGTGCATGACAAATTTCATATAATGAAGTATTTAAATGATGGAGTGGATAAAACCAGACGAGAGGAAGCCCGTAAATTACAAAAATCTAATGATAAAACCTTAGTGAAAAGTAAATATTTATTTTTAAAGAATCCGGAAAATATGACGGACAAGCAATTATCGCGTTTCAGAAAAATTCAAGAACTTAACCTTATCACTTCCCAGGCTTGGGCGGCCAAAGAGAACTTCAAAGAATTCTTTAGGAGTGAAACAATAAATGATGCGAAATTCTTTTTTGCGGAATGGTATCAGGATATTAAGGGACGTTCTTTAAATAAAATGATTAAAGTAGCAAAAATGCTCATTGCTCATTCAGATGGCTTATTAAACTATATAAGATATCAGATAGATAATTCAGTAGCCGAATGGTTGAACGGCAAGATACAGGAGATAAAAACAGTTGGTAGAGGCTTTAGAAAATTTGAAAATTTTAGGATAGCAATACTTTTCTTTCTTGGTAAATTAGACCTTTTTCCACAGGAATCCCAGTAG
- a CDS encoding acyl carrier protein, whose translation MREKLLEIVNTVLENNNKNTINNIQDDMNLREDLNLDSLDLAELTVRIEKEFNTDIFEDSIVTTIGEILKKIEKKNGE comes from the coding sequence ATGAGAGAAAAATTGTTGGAAATAGTTAATACGGTACTTGAAAATAATAATAAAAATACAATAAATAATATACAAGATGATATGAATTTACGCGAAGATTTAAACCTGGATTCCCTTGACCTGGCAGAACTTACAGTAAGAATAGAAAAAGAATTTAACACTGACATTTTTGAAGATAGTATTGTGACCACCATTGGAGAAATATTAAAAAAAATTGAAAAGAAAAATGGCGAATAA
- a CDS encoding SDR family oxidoreductase, translating into MTRNILVTGISRGLGLEIAKLLLENDYIIWGVSRNITIELQNLMVEYPERLKYFEFDLIETKKVKNGIFNKFLRLDTPIYGFVNNAAIAYDDIVTNLNQDNLENMYRINVFSPMIMTKYVIRNMLLHNIKGSIVHVSSISVHTGYKGLAMYASTKGALEAFSKNLAREWGKKGIRSNCVVAGFMETEMSAKLDNEQKNRIYKRSSLKEPTSTYSVASTIEFLLSEKSQSITGQNIFVDSGTI; encoded by the coding sequence ATGACAAGAAATATTCTTGTAACAGGAATATCCAGAGGTTTAGGGCTGGAAATAGCAAAATTATTATTGGAAAATGATTATATTATTTGGGGAGTTAGCAGAAACATAACAATTGAATTGCAAAATTTAATGGTGGAATATCCTGAAAGATTAAAATATTTTGAATTTGATCTAATTGAAACAAAAAAAGTAAAAAATGGGATATTTAATAAATTTCTAAGGTTAGATACGCCAATTTATGGTTTTGTTAATAACGCTGCCATCGCCTATGATGATATTGTTACTAATTTGAATCAGGATAATCTTGAAAATATGTATAGAATAAATGTTTTTTCGCCCATGATTATGACGAAATATGTTATCCGGAATATGTTATTGCATAATATTAAGGGAAGTATTGTTCATGTATCTTCGATTAGTGTTCATACGGGGTATAAGGGATTAGCCATGTATGCCTCTACAAAGGGCGCATTGGAAGCATTTTCAAAAAATCTGGCTCGAGAATGGGGGAAAAAAGGAATAAGATCAAATTGTGTTGTGGCTGGTTTTATGGAAACAGAAATGAGTGCAAAATTGGATAATGAACAAAAAAATAGAATATATAAAAGATCATCATTAAAAGAACCCACATCCACTTATTCGGTTGCCAGCACGATTGAATTTTTATTAAGTGAAAAATCGCAATCCATTACCGGGCAAAATATTTTTGTCGATTCAGGAACCATTTAA
- a CDS encoding acyltransferase produces MSNTYFVHPSSYVDEGVKIGEGTKIWHFSHVQSGAIIGKKCTLGQNVNVGNNVRIGDYCKIQNNVSIYEGVELEDYVFCGPSMVFTNILNPRCEFPQRGASFYVKTLVKHGASIGANATIVCGNTIGRFAFIAAGAVVTRDVPDYALMVGVPAKRVGWVSRHGERLPKADENGIMVCPKSGWRYKEVEPEVLRCLDWPEDKPVVGEE; encoded by the coding sequence ATGTCAAACACTTACTTTGTGCATCCATCCAGCTATGTGGATGAGGGCGTGAAAATTGGCGAAGGAACGAAGATATGGCACTTTTCGCATGTGCAGAGCGGAGCGATTATCGGCAAAAAATGCACGCTGGGACAGAATGTAAATGTGGGCAATAATGTACGGATTGGCGATTACTGTAAGATCCAGAATAACGTTTCCATTTATGAAGGGGTGGAGCTGGAAGATTACGTGTTTTGCGGCCCGTCCATGGTCTTTACCAATATTTTGAATCCCCGCTGCGAGTTTCCGCAAAGGGGCGCGTCTTTTTATGTAAAAACTCTGGTTAAACACGGGGCTTCTATCGGCGCCAATGCCACCATCGTTTGCGGCAACACCATCGGTCGTTTTGCCTTTATCGCTGCCGGCGCGGTGGTTACCAGAGACGTACCGGATTACGCGTTAATGGTGGGCGTACCGGCCAAACGTGTGGGCTGGGTGAGTCGCCACGGCGAACGGTTGCCCAAAGCGGATGAAAATGGCATTATGGTCTGTCCTAAGAGCGGCTGGCGTTATAAGGAAGTGGAACCAGAAGTGTTGCGTTGTCTGGATTGGCCGGAGGATAAACCGGTTGTAGGGGAGGAATGA
- a CDS encoding type II toxin-antitoxin system HicB family antitoxin codes for MSIPPYELIIYWSEEDKAFIVEVPELPGCMADGKTYEDAVKNVKVVIMEWIETAKKLGREIPTPKGRLLYA; via the coding sequence ATGAGTATTCCTCCTTATGAATTAATAATTTATTGGAGTGAAGAAGATAAAGCATTTATTGTTGAAGTGCCTGAATTACCAGGATGTATGGCTGACGGAAAAACTTATGAAGATGCGGTAAAAAATGTTAAAGTTGTAATAATGGAATGGATAGAAACCGCTAAAAAATTGGGGCGAGAAATTCCGACTCCTAAAGGGCGATTGCTCTATGCGTAA
- a CDS encoding four helix bundle protein, whose product MKITSFTDLDVWKKGREIRIEIYKLCKTLPREEKFVLIDQMKRAAISVTANIAEGFGRYHFKENIQFLRMARGSLYELLDHLITCKDQNFIKEESFKKIEDIIYTNIKMINQFIKYLNGRENTKGN is encoded by the coding sequence ATGAAAATAACAAGTTTTACAGATCTTGACGTCTGGAAAAAAGGTAGGGAAATAAGAATAGAAATCTACAAGCTATGTAAAACACTTCCCAGAGAAGAAAAATTCGTGCTTATAGATCAAATGAAAAGAGCAGCCATATCAGTAACAGCGAATATTGCTGAAGGATTTGGAAGATATCATTTTAAAGAAAACATCCAATTTTTGAGAATGGCAAGGGGCTCCTTGTATGAATTATTGGATCATCTAATTACATGTAAAGATCAAAATTTTATTAAGGAAGAAAGTTTTAAAAAGATTGAAGATATTATATACACAAATATAAAAATGATAAATCAATTTATAAAATATTTAAACGGCAGGGAAAATACTAAAGGTAATTAA
- a CDS encoding four helix bundle protein: MFSSGKSNQYDLEDRTHLFAKNVRALVKKLNKTISNIEDGKQLIRSSGSVGANYIEANEALSKKDFLMRIKICRKEAKESRYWLRLIDTQNKDELERERIDLENEATELMSIFGAILRKVENKK; the protein is encoded by the coding sequence ATGTTTTCTTCTGGAAAATCAAACCAATATGACCTTGAAGATCGAACACATTTATTTGCTAAAAATGTTAGAGCTCTGGTTAAAAAATTGAATAAAACAATATCAAATATAGAGGATGGAAAGCAATTAATAAGATCTTCAGGTTCAGTTGGAGCAAATTACATTGAAGCAAATGAAGCATTAAGCAAAAAAGATTTTTTAATGAGAATAAAGATTTGTAGAAAAGAGGCTAAGGAAAGTCGCTATTGGCTTAGGTTAATTGATACACAGAATAAAGATGAGCTTGAAAGAGAAAGAATCGATTTAGAAAATGAAGCAACAGAATTGATGAGTATTTTTGGAGCTATATTAAGGAAAGTTGAGAATAAAAAATAA
- a CDS encoding DUF5615 family PIN-like protein, whose protein sequence is MKIKFIADVNVEKDIVDFLNNQGFDVLWIPDYNCKLQDDELLFLANKEGRVLITNDKDFGEIVFYQRKVSKGIILLRIKGQDVNKKLKVLKKLIDLHLEEIELNFIVLSDKKIRIRPLGDIK, encoded by the coding sequence TTGAAGATTAAATTTATTGCTGATGTAAATGTTGAAAAAGATATTGTAGATTTTCTAAATAATCAGGGTTTTGATGTTCTCTGGATACCTGATTATAATTGTAAATTACAAGATGATGAATTATTATTCCTTGCAAATAAAGAAGGTAGAGTGCTTATTACTAATGATAAAGATTTTGGCGAAATTGTTTTTTATCAAAGGAAAGTATCTAAAGGGATTATATTATTACGTATAAAAGGGCAAGATGTTAATAAAAAATTAAAAGTATTAAAAAAGTTAATCGATTTACATTTAGAAGAAATAGAACTTAATTTTATTGTTTTATCCGATAAAAAAATACGTATTAGACCTTTAGGAGATATTAAATGA
- a CDS encoding acyltransferase, protein MRYKEKKISKIYTDKIGKNVKIGDFCIIKNGVSLEDDVIIHPNVIIEENVVIKKGTEIFPGTYIGKIPKGAGATAREIEFNKKILIGKNCAIGPNAIIFYDVEIGDNSLIGDGASIREKCKIGQNCLISRYVTINYNTKIGNNTKIMDLTHITGNCYIGNNVFISVLVSTTNDNIVVTREFDEIRIKGPIIKDGVTIGASASILPAITIGEGAFVAAGSVVTRDVDAFTLVRGAPARFVKTIKNGEL, encoded by the coding sequence GTGAGATATAAAGAAAAAAAAATATCAAAAATTTATACTGATAAAATTGGTAAAAATGTTAAAATAGGTGATTTTTGTATAATTAAAAATGGCGTTTCGCTTGAGGATGATGTAATTATTCATCCCAATGTAATTATAGAAGAAAATGTAGTGATAAAAAAAGGTACAGAAATATTCCCTGGTACATATATTGGAAAAATTCCTAAAGGAGCAGGTGCAACAGCTAGAGAAATAGAATTTAATAAAAAAATACTCATTGGAAAAAATTGTGCAATAGGACCAAATGCAATTATTTTTTATGATGTCGAGATAGGCGATAATTCTTTAATTGGAGACGGTGCATCAATAAGAGAAAAATGCAAGATAGGTCAAAATTGTTTAATAAGTCGATATGTTACAATAAACTATAATACAAAAATAGGTAATAATACAAAAATAATGGATCTTACACATATTACAGGAAATTGTTATATTGGAAATAATGTATTTATAAGTGTTTTAGTTTCTACAACAAATGATAATATAGTTGTAACAAGGGAATTTGATGAAATAAGAATAAAAGGCCCTATTATTAAAGATGGTGTAACAATTGGAGCTAGTGCGAGTATTCTTCCAGCTATAACTATTGGGGAAGGGGCTTTTGTTGCAGCTGGGTCAGTTGTTACAAGGGACGTCGATGCATTCACATTAGTAAGAGGAGCCCCCGCAAGATTTGTAAAGACAATAAAAAATGGAGAATTATAA
- a CDS encoding type II toxin-antitoxin system HicA family toxin → MSRKVFNKEKENIKQNTIWNFGFQYSNIQFNDLCGLLKTLGFAQRIKGDHYIFYKEGIEEIINIQALKNGKAKAYQVKQIRNLILKYNMGELV, encoded by the coding sequence GTGTCAAGGAAAGTATTTAACAAAGAAAAAGAAAATATTAAACAAAATACTATCTGGAACTTCGGATTCCAATATTCCAATATTCAATTTAATGATTTATGTGGTTTATTGAAGACTCTTGGATTCGCCCAAAGAATAAAAGGAGATCACTATATTTTTTATAAAGAAGGGATTGAAGAAATAATTAATATTCAGGCATTGAAGAATGGAAAGGCAAAGGCCTATCAAGTTAAACAAATAAGAAATTTAATTTTAAAATACAATATGGGAGAATTAGTATGA
- a CDS encoding acyltransferase — MSILMKFNNKNIYIGQNVKIGKNVKIGDNSVIYDNVTIGDNSIIGNNSIIGEPLQEYYYSKNYNQPITLIGENALIRSNAIIYAGSEIGSNFNTGHFITIRENTTIGNNCIIGTKCDIQGYTTIGNYVRLHSFVVIGQYSNISNYVQIFPFVVLTNDSKPPSNELLGPQLDEYTVIASSTVLLAGIKLGKHCLVGANSVVNKDYDDYSFINGNPAKYVCDVRKLPFFTNGKRHYPWPYNYKKGMPWEEEGYGKWEKSLGND, encoded by the coding sequence GTGAGTATATTAATGAAATTTAATAATAAAAATATCTATATTGGACAAAATGTAAAGATCGGTAAAAATGTGAAGATTGGTGATAATTCCGTTATATATGACAATGTTACAATTGGAGATAATTCTATTATTGGAAATAATTCTATAATAGGAGAACCGCTTCAGGAATATTATTATAGTAAAAATTATAATCAACCTATAACTTTGATTGGTGAAAATGCTTTAATTCGTAGCAATGCTATCATCTATGCAGGAAGTGAGATTGGATCTAATTTTAATACGGGGCATTTTATTACAATCCGAGAAAATACAACTATTGGTAATAATTGTATCATTGGTACGAAATGTGACATACAGGGATATACAACTATTGGTAATTATGTCAGATTACACAGTTTTGTTGTAATTGGCCAATATTCAAATATTTCGAATTATGTTCAGATATTTCCATTTGTGGTGTTAACAAATGATTCTAAACCGCCTTCCAATGAATTGCTTGGCCCGCAATTAGACGAATATACTGTAATAGCCAGTTCTACCGTTTTACTTGCAGGAATTAAGTTAGGTAAACATTGCCTTGTAGGTGCAAATTCTGTGGTTAATAAAGATTATGATGATTATTCATTTATAAATGGGAATCCTGCTAAATATGTATGTGATGTAAGAAAGTTGCCTTTTTTTACTAATGGTAAAAGGCATTATCCGTGGCCATATAATTATAAAAAAGGTATGCCATGGGAAGAAGAAGGATATGGAAAATGGGAAAAAAGTTTAGGTAATGATTAG